In one Pseudarthrobacter oxydans genomic region, the following are encoded:
- the galE gene encoding UDP-glucose 4-epimerase GalE has translation MKILVTGGTGYIGSHTVLSLQEAGHDVVVIDNLVNSSEESLRRVAELSGKTAEFHNVDLVDEAAVEKVFAAGAIDAVIHFAGLKAVGESVREPLKYYYNNLVGTLNLIRVMDRHDVRSIVFSSSATVYGEHNPIPYVEKMEIGANNPYGRTKEQIEDILSDLGSADTRWHIALLRYFNPVGAHPSGRIGEDPQGIPNNLVPFIAQVAVGRREKLMVFGGDYDTPDGTCLRDYIHVVDLAEGHVAALNHVADRAGVFRWNLGSGKGSSVLEVLRSFEKAVGRPIPYEITGRRAGDLPAFWADATSALADLSWSTTKTVDQMCEDHWRWQKNNPQGYAS, from the coding sequence ATGAAAATTCTCGTCACCGGAGGCACCGGCTACATTGGTTCCCACACTGTTTTGTCCCTGCAGGAAGCCGGCCATGACGTCGTGGTCATCGACAACCTGGTCAACTCCAGTGAAGAGTCCCTCCGGCGGGTAGCCGAACTCAGCGGGAAGACTGCCGAGTTCCATAATGTCGACCTCGTGGACGAGGCCGCCGTCGAAAAGGTCTTCGCCGCCGGCGCCATTGACGCCGTGATCCACTTTGCAGGGCTGAAAGCCGTGGGCGAGTCCGTCCGTGAGCCGCTCAAGTACTACTACAACAACCTGGTAGGGACCCTGAACCTCATCCGGGTGATGGACCGCCACGATGTCCGGTCCATCGTCTTCAGCTCCTCAGCCACGGTCTACGGCGAGCACAACCCCATCCCCTATGTCGAAAAGATGGAGATCGGGGCCAACAACCCTTACGGCCGCACCAAGGAGCAGATCGAGGACATCCTCTCGGACCTCGGGTCAGCCGACACCCGCTGGCACATTGCCCTGTTGCGCTACTTCAACCCGGTGGGCGCCCACCCCTCCGGCCGGATCGGCGAGGACCCCCAAGGGATCCCCAACAACCTGGTTCCGTTCATCGCCCAGGTGGCCGTGGGCCGCCGCGAAAAGCTCATGGTGTTCGGCGGCGACTATGACACGCCCGACGGCACATGCCTGCGCGACTACATCCACGTCGTCGACCTTGCCGAGGGCCACGTGGCCGCACTGAACCACGTGGCGGACCGCGCCGGTGTGTTCCGCTGGAACCTGGGCTCCGGCAAGGGCTCCTCCGTCCTGGAAGTCCTCCGCTCGTTCGAAAAGGCTGTGGGCAGGCCCATCCCCTATGAGATCACCGGCCGCCGCGCCGGCGACCTCCCGGCCTTCTGGGCCGACGCAACCTCCGCCCTGGCCGACCTCAGCTGGTCCACCACCAAGACAGTGGACCAGATGTGCGAGGACCACTGGCGCTGGCAGAAAAACAACCCCCAGGGCTACGCCTCCTGA
- a CDS encoding TetR family transcriptional regulator C-terminal domain-containing protein has translation MPKIVDAEARRQDVVEAVLRIIAGDGLERASLREVADEAGLAVGSVRHYFSGSEELLSFSFAVVVDRIVGRLGASLPAVHDAVPGSAEHREAVLTLLCGILPLDEQRALEACAWMAFKNAARVRPFLATEADRSHREVAVIAGRVVSALMPQDEPQDSLVLEAERLLATLDGLCMHALLQPGWMTREMCVDVLERHLDGM, from the coding sequence GTGCCCAAAATCGTAGATGCCGAAGCCCGGCGCCAGGACGTGGTCGAAGCCGTTCTCCGGATCATCGCAGGTGACGGGCTGGAGCGGGCCTCGCTGCGGGAAGTCGCCGATGAGGCCGGGCTGGCTGTCGGTTCCGTCCGGCACTACTTCTCCGGGAGCGAGGAACTGCTCTCCTTCTCCTTCGCAGTGGTAGTGGACCGCATCGTGGGCCGCCTTGGAGCATCCCTGCCTGCGGTACACGATGCAGTGCCCGGTTCCGCCGAGCACCGCGAGGCAGTGTTAACCCTGCTGTGCGGAATCCTGCCCCTGGATGAGCAGCGGGCGCTGGAGGCGTGCGCCTGGATGGCGTTCAAGAATGCTGCACGGGTCAGGCCGTTCCTTGCCACTGAGGCAGACCGGAGCCACCGCGAGGTGGCTGTCATCGCGGGGCGGGTGGTTAGCGCCTTAATGCCGCAGGACGAGCCGCAGGACAGCCTCGTGCTGGAGGCGGAGCGCCTCCTGGCGACGCTCGACGGGCTGTGCATGCATGCGCTGCTGCAACCCGGATGGATGACCCGCGAAATGTGCGTTGACGTCCTGGAACGGCACCTCGACGGGATGTGA
- the dapC gene encoding succinyldiaminopimelate transaminase, whose protein sequence is MTAAARTFGLDLPDYPWEAMAPYVAKAGQHPDGAVNLSIGTPVDPTPALIQDALKAAADAPGYPTVHGTPALREAIAGWFERRRGVTGLDPRNIMPTVGSKELVAWLPLLLGLKPGDVVVRPKVAYPTYDIGATLAGAASVATDNLDELDDETRARVRLIWVNSPGNPTGSVRGVESLKALVEQARGLGAVVASDECYAELGWGDWDVQRGGQAVPSILDPRVAGGSHRGLLAVYSLSKQSNVAGYRAAFVAGDPDLMPNLVNSRKHAGMIVPYPVQEAMRVALGDDAHVEAQKDLYRGRRDRLVPALLDFGLEIKDSDAGLYLWSTAGESTWDTVARLAERGIVVGPGVFYGEAGNGYIRVALTGSDERIDAAVSRLAAARQ, encoded by the coding sequence GTGACCGCAGCAGCAAGAACCTTTGGCCTGGACCTGCCTGACTACCCGTGGGAGGCCATGGCGCCGTATGTCGCCAAGGCCGGGCAGCACCCGGACGGGGCGGTCAATCTGTCCATTGGCACCCCGGTTGACCCCACCCCCGCCCTGATCCAGGACGCGCTGAAGGCGGCCGCCGACGCCCCGGGGTACCCCACCGTCCACGGCACCCCGGCCCTCCGTGAAGCGATTGCCGGGTGGTTTGAGCGGCGCCGCGGCGTTACCGGCCTCGATCCCCGCAACATCATGCCCACCGTGGGCTCCAAGGAACTCGTGGCATGGCTGCCGCTCCTGCTGGGGCTTAAGCCCGGAGACGTCGTCGTGCGCCCGAAGGTGGCATACCCTACCTATGACATCGGGGCCACCCTCGCCGGTGCCGCGTCCGTGGCGACCGACAACCTGGATGAACTCGACGACGAGACGCGGGCGCGGGTACGGCTCATCTGGGTCAACTCGCCCGGCAACCCCACAGGCAGCGTCCGGGGCGTCGAATCCCTGAAAGCGCTCGTGGAACAGGCCCGTGGGCTGGGCGCCGTGGTGGCCTCGGACGAATGCTACGCCGAGCTGGGGTGGGGCGATTGGGACGTCCAGCGCGGCGGCCAGGCCGTTCCCAGTATCCTGGACCCCCGGGTCGCGGGAGGCTCCCATCGGGGGCTCCTGGCCGTCTACTCCCTCAGCAAGCAGTCCAACGTGGCAGGCTACCGTGCAGCGTTTGTGGCCGGAGATCCTGACTTGATGCCCAACCTGGTCAACAGCCGCAAGCACGCAGGCATGATTGTCCCGTACCCGGTCCAGGAGGCCATGCGCGTAGCGCTTGGAGACGACGCCCACGTTGAGGCGCAGAAGGACCTGTACCGCGGACGCCGCGATCGGCTGGTCCCGGCCCTGCTGGACTTCGGCCTGGAGATCAAGGATTCCGACGCCGGACTGTACCTTTGGTCCACGGCGGGGGAGAGCACGTGGGACACAGTGGCACGGCTGGCTGAGCGCGGCATCGTTGTGGGCCCCGGGGTTTTCTACGGCGAGGCGGGCAACGGCTACATCCGCGTGGCTTTGACGGGTTCGGACGAGCGCATCGACGCCGCAGTGTCACGGCTGGCAGCGGCGCGGCAATAA
- a CDS encoding citrate synthase has translation MTETNNAATLLHAGGELKLPRIQVIEGNEGYDVSKLLKQTGAVTFDPGFMNTAATTSAITYIDGDAGILRYRGYPIEQLAQHSSFLEVSYLLIYGNLPTPTELDTFDQKIRRHTLLHEELKGFFGGFPRDAHPMPVLSSAVSALSTFYQDSLDPFNAEQVEVSTIRLMAKLPVIAAYAHKKSIGQPMLYPDNSHNLVENFLRLSFGLPAEQYEVDPVVAKALDLLLILHADHEQNCSTSTVRLVGSSNANLFASVSAGINALFGPAHGGANEAVLKMLRQIQADGTKPEDYMEKVKNKEDGVRLMGFGHRVYKNYDPRAKIVKATAHEILTKLGGNDELLDIALRLEEKALNDDYFIQRKLYPNVDFYTGLIYKAMGFPEKMFTVLFAIGRLPGWIAQWREMISDPNTKIGRPRQLYIGEPERDYPVR, from the coding sequence ATGACTGAGACCAACAACGCAGCGACCCTGCTCCACGCAGGAGGCGAGCTTAAGCTCCCGCGCATCCAGGTTATTGAAGGGAACGAAGGCTACGACGTTTCCAAGCTGCTGAAGCAGACGGGCGCAGTCACCTTCGACCCCGGCTTCATGAACACTGCAGCCACCACCTCGGCCATCACCTACATCGATGGCGATGCGGGCATCCTGCGGTACCGCGGATACCCCATCGAGCAGCTGGCGCAGCACTCCAGCTTCCTCGAGGTGTCCTACCTGCTGATCTACGGCAACCTGCCCACGCCCACGGAACTGGACACGTTCGACCAGAAGATCCGGCGGCACACCCTGCTGCATGAGGAGCTCAAGGGCTTCTTCGGCGGCTTCCCCCGCGACGCGCACCCCATGCCCGTCCTGTCCTCCGCCGTATCCGCGCTGTCCACGTTCTACCAGGACTCGCTGGATCCGTTCAATGCAGAACAGGTGGAAGTTTCCACAATTCGCCTCATGGCCAAGCTCCCGGTCATCGCGGCGTACGCGCACAAGAAGTCCATCGGCCAGCCCATGCTGTACCCGGACAACTCCCACAACCTCGTGGAGAACTTCCTGCGCCTCAGCTTCGGGCTTCCGGCGGAGCAGTACGAGGTGGACCCGGTCGTCGCGAAGGCACTGGACCTGCTGCTCATCCTGCACGCGGACCACGAGCAGAACTGCTCCACCTCCACGGTGCGGCTGGTGGGTTCCTCCAACGCCAACCTCTTCGCCTCGGTGTCCGCAGGCATCAACGCGCTCTTTGGCCCCGCCCACGGCGGCGCCAACGAGGCCGTGCTCAAGATGCTTCGCCAGATCCAGGCCGACGGCACCAAGCCCGAGGACTACATGGAGAAGGTCAAGAACAAGGAAGATGGCGTCCGCCTCATGGGCTTCGGGCACCGCGTCTACAAGAACTACGATCCGCGCGCCAAGATCGTCAAGGCCACGGCCCACGAGATCCTCACCAAGCTCGGCGGCAACGACGAACTGCTGGACATCGCCCTCCGCCTGGAAGAGAAGGCGCTGAACGATGACTACTTCATCCAGCGCAAGCTCTACCCGAACGTGGACTTCTACACCGGCCTGATCTACAAGGCCATGGGGTTCCCGGAGAAGATGTTCACGGTCCTGTTCGCCATCGGCCGCCTTCCGGGCTGGATTGCCCAGTGGCGCGAAATGATCAGCGACCCCAACACCAAGATCGGCCGCCCCCGCCAGCTGTACATCGGTGAGCCCGAGCGCGACTACCCGGTCCGCTAG
- the fdxA gene encoding ferredoxin, protein MTYVIAQPCVDVKDKACIEECPVDCIYEGERSLYIHPDECVDCGACEPVCPVEAIYYEDDTPEEWADYYKANVEFFDDLGSPGGAAKIGNTGKDHPMIAALPPQNQDH, encoded by the coding sequence GTGACGTACGTAATCGCGCAGCCGTGTGTAGATGTCAAGGACAAGGCATGTATTGAGGAATGCCCCGTCGACTGCATCTACGAAGGTGAGCGTTCGCTGTACATCCATCCGGACGAGTGCGTGGACTGCGGCGCCTGTGAACCGGTCTGCCCGGTTGAAGCCATTTACTACGAGGATGACACCCCGGAGGAATGGGCGGACTACTACAAGGCCAACGTCGAGTTCTTTGATGACCTCGGTTCCCCCGGAGGTGCCGCGAAAATCGGCAACACGGGCAAGGACCACCCGATGATCGCCGCGTTGCCGCCGCAGAACCAAGACCACTGA